The window ACCGCCGGCGTGGTCAGCGCTCTGGGGCGATCGCTTCGGTCGACCACCGGGCGCCTGATGGATGACATCATCCAGACCGATGCGGCGCTGAATCCCGGGAACTCCGGTGGGCCGCTCGTCAACAGCCGCGGCGAGGTCATCGGAGTCAACACCGCGACGATTCTTCCGGCGCAGGGAATCTGCTTCGCCATCGCCATCAACACCGCCAAGTTCGTGGCCGGCAAGCTGATTCAGGACGGACGCATCCGCCGTGCCTACCTCGGTATCGGCGGCCAGACCGTGCCGCTGCTGCGCAAGGTGGTGCGCTTCCACGCCCTCGGTCAGGGCAGCGGTGTCCTGGTGATCTCGATTGAAAATGGCGGCGCCGGTCAGAAGGCGGGGCTGCAGGAAGGCGACATTCTCATCGGCCTGGGCAACGACATCGTCAGCGGTGTCGACGATCTGCAGCGCATCCTGACCGAAGGACAGGTGAACTCCCCCACGATGGTGACCCTTCTGCGCGGTGGCACCCGTCGCATGGAGCTCGACGTCACGCCTCAGGAAGCTCCCATCCCTCCGTTACGCTGACGCGGCGGTTCGCGTCCGTTCTCGAGCGGCTGATTTGGGTGACAAATTCGATGGCTACCTCCCACGCTCATATCGCAAGCCCTCGGAATTCCGTATTTCCACTGCAAGCTTCCCATGTGGCGGCTTCAGCCTTTGTCACGCAGTGGGCCAGAAGAACTCCCAGATCGAGCCGATCGCGAACATCGGAACAATCAGAAGGTAGAGCAATCCGACGTCAATGAGCGCCGGTCTCGGCAGTCGGAACCATTCCGGTCCAATGAACGGACCCCGGCGCCGAAGGTACGCCCACCCTAGATGAAGACCGCCGCCGCCTGCGAGCGTAAAGGCGGCAAGTTGAAATGCCAGGGTTACC of the Candidatus Polarisedimenticolia bacterium genome contains:
- a CDS encoding trypsin-like peptidase domain-containing protein — its product is MTAGLEEARSDAELLDAYSQAVTGAAERTSPSVVKIEVEPGKNRQGGTGSGFVFTPDGFILTNSHVVQPGGTLRVMLQDGRRLEGRVAGDDPATDLAVLRVGGSDLIPATLGDSRSVKVGNLAIAIGNPFGFQYTVTAGVVSALGRSLRSTTGRLMDDIIQTDAALNPGNSGGPLVNSRGEVIGVNTATILPAQGICFAIAINTAKFVAGKLIQDGRIRRAYLGIGGQTVPLLRKVVRFHALGQGSGVLVISIENGGAGQKAGLQEGDILIGLGNDIVSGVDDLQRILTEGQVNSPTMVTLLRGGTRRMELDVTPQEAPIPPLR